DNA sequence from the Paenibacillus azoreducens genome:
TTGAGATGATTCGGACCATAACCGAAAGAAACAAAGTACAGTAAAAAAGAGGTATTCAGCATGGGAAGACCATTATGTGAAGCCAATGATGCACATGCCATCGCGGCATCCAAACAATATTGCAAACAGACCGGAGTCAATCCGGATGAGCCTCCCATATTTAACCGGAGATACAGCCATGCCGAGCTGGCGGGCAAACGGGCGCAATACGGGGAGTATATTGAGGTCATCCATTTTTTCATTCATAAATTTTTATCCTCGATTTCAGGCAGTCCCATCATGATCGCGATATCGGATGATCAGGGGTATATTCTGGAATTTACAGGCGATCCCGCCATTATTCATATGATCCGTCGCATAGGCATTGAAGAGGGGATCCAGTTCAACAATGATGCGGGCACGAATTCCATTGATTTATGCTTGACCCACCAACGTCCCTTCCAGCTTGTGGGCCAGGATCACTACCACAAGATGCTGCATCGGATGGCTTGTTATACTGCTGGTTTTCACAGCGATAACGGCATGATTTTGGGGACGATTTCGCTCATGATGGATATTGATTTTGCCCATCCTCATTTGCTGGCGCTGCTGTGCACGATAGCGGATTCCGTGGAGCGGGAGCTTTTGCTGCGCAGACAAAATACACAGCTGCAAATATTGAACCAGTTCCTGCTGAATACGAATTTCTACGGGGTTATCGTTACGAACGGGACCGGCACCATTCTGGAGATAAATGAACGCTGCCGTTCGATGCTGCAGCTAAGCAATCAGGATACATATGAGGGCACCTCCGTTTTTAATATAAATCTGATCAGCTGCTATTTTCAGCGCGCCATCAAACGCCACGAGGAATGTATCGGTGTTGAGCTGTGCATGACGCTGAAGGATGGCGAGCGCCATTATATGCTGGACGTGCTTCCCGTCTACGACTCCGGACGTTCCGTGGTTCGCGTGGTGGGAAGCATTCGCGATATCACGGAAATGAAAAAGACCGAGGAATTGCTGAATAATACGGAAAAGCTTGTTTTTGCCGGTCAAATTGCGGTCGGTATCGCCCATGAAATCCGAAATCCATTAACTACGGTTAAGGGGATGCTGCAGCTATCGGGGAAGGACAACCGGCTTCGGCATTATGACTTGATCATGTCGGAACTTGAGCGGATGAATCTGATCGTTGGCGAATTTCTTGTTTTGGGCAAGCAGCAGGCTGTCCAGTTCAGGCAGGAATGCTGTTATCAAATTCTTCGGGAAGTGCTGCATCTGTTTGAAATTCAAGCCGCTCTTAACAGTATTACCATTGAATGTACCGTCCACGAAGATCATATGATCTATTGCGATCGCAACCAAATTAAGCAGGTATTCATGAATATTTTGCGAAACGCGGTGGAAGCTTTGCCTTATGGCGGGCATGTCCGGATTTCTCTTGATCGGGAGGATGTCTTTCAAAGAATCAGGTTTACGGATGACGGCATGGGGATGAGTGCCGAAATGCTGCAGCGGGTCGGGGAACCTTTTCAGACGACCAAGGTGGAAGGCAACGGCCTGGGTATCATGATCGTCAAAAAAATCATCGAAGCCCATAAAGGGCGAGTGGCGATTAACAGTGAAATGAATAAAGGGACACAGGTGGATATTGATCTGCCGATCGCTAAAGTATGATCAAACAAATAAGGGCTTCCAAAGGTTAAGGCAGAGATCTTTGGAGGCCCTTTGTTTTATGGATGCATTTGTTAAAATATAAATATATTTCATATTCCGCATGAGAGGAGCGGTTGTTCTTGAACCATGTCGTACAGGCCCGACGGTACAGCATGTGGAGCTGGCTTGCCTTGGGTATGGGGATTATTTGTTTTATATGTGTATTCGGCGGCCCCTTACGGATCGTCCTTGGCAATATTTATGCGGCCCTGATATTGGGGCTGGTCTCGCTCGCCGGATTTGTCATCTCCGCGGTCGGACTTACTCTCAGATCGGAAAAGAAGGCGCTGCTGTGGATTTCGCTTGGCTTATCATTTTCCCCGTTTATTTACAAAGCGCTCCTTTTTGTCGGATTATTGACCGGATGGATTTCTTTTGCTCCTTAACAGTGAATTTCAAACCATCAACCAAGGCTTCCTCGGGACAAAGCGGTATCTTAGCCTCCCAGTACCATCCGCCGGTATTCATCGGGGGTACAGCCTACAACGGCTTTGAAATCTTTAATAAAATGCGGCTGGTCATGATAGCCTAATTCCATCGACAGACGAGAGAGATCTACGGGCAGGCGCTGCTCCATCGTTTCCGCCGCGTTTTGCAGACGGTACAGCCGGATCACCCATTTCGGATTAATGCCGACGTATTGATCAAACAAACGCTGAAGCTTGCGGATGTGGATCCCAAAATGAGCGCAAACCTGCTCCACCTTCGAAATGTCATGTTCGCTTGCGATATGGTCAATGATCCGGTTTACGAATACGATCTGCTCATCCTGCGGCGGCAGCTTCGACAGCAGCAGCTCATCCATCGCCGCGACCATGTCCTGCTCGGCTGAGAGGGGCAGTATCCTTTTCTCAAGTTCCGGGCCGTCCACATCCAAAATGTTCTGTACTTCAAGCGGATGATCCACCAGGGTGGAAACGGGCTGCTTCAGGAATGGATAAAAGCCGCCAGGTTTG
Encoded proteins:
- a CDS encoding ATP-binding protein gives rise to the protein MGRPLCEANDAHAIAASKQYCKQTGVNPDEPPIFNRRYSHAELAGKRAQYGEYIEVIHFFIHKFLSSISGSPIMIAISDDQGYILEFTGDPAIIHMIRRIGIEEGIQFNNDAGTNSIDLCLTHQRPFQLVGQDHYHKMLHRMACYTAGFHSDNGMILGTISLMMDIDFAHPHLLALLCTIADSVERELLLRRQNTQLQILNQFLLNTNFYGVIVTNGTGTILEINERCRSMLQLSNQDTYEGTSVFNINLISCYFQRAIKRHEECIGVELCMTLKDGERHYMLDVLPVYDSGRSVVRVVGSIRDITEMKKTEELLNNTEKLVFAGQIAVGIAHEIRNPLTTVKGMLQLSGKDNRLRHYDLIMSELERMNLIVGEFLVLGKQQAVQFRQECCYQILREVLHLFEIQAALNSITIECTVHEDHMIYCDRNQIKQVFMNILRNAVEALPYGGHVRISLDREDVFQRIRFTDDGMGMSAEMLQRVGEPFQTTKVEGNGLGIMIVKKIIEAHKGRVAINSEMNKGTQVDIDLPIAKV
- a CDS encoding AraC family transcriptional regulator, whose product is MHAKLPSMGVLNLAGGEGKFNLTRHAASDALSFFIKHYWIVSWNCTDEVPYFQHVVPNPCVNLVVEPEKTLFFGPSPRKFSYPIHGKGMVFGVKFKPGGFYPFLKQPVSTLVDHPLEVQNILDVDGPELEKRILPLSAEQDMVAAMDELLLSKLPPQDEQIVFVNRIIDHIASEHDISKVEQVCAHFGIHIRKLQRLFDQYVGINPKWVIRLYRLQNAAETMEQRLPVDLSRLSMELGYHDQPHFIKDFKAVVGCTPDEYRRMVLGG